Sequence from the Helianthus annuus cultivar XRQ/B chromosome 13, HanXRQr2.0-SUNRISE, whole genome shotgun sequence genome:
cgccccgttacctaatcacttccctaacccaacggttcaaacagatttcaaacggttcatgtcaatcaacagatacaaatggttcacacggttcaacagttacaaacggttcacataattaaatggttacaacggttcacatagtcaaatagttacaacggttcaaaatgtaattcaatgtgtccatatgctggatgagcatatgcagcaaaatgtaatgtaaaacgatgtactaagtatgcacacaatggacatacatagcataaaaacataatgaaatcacgtactaatagtgtactaatgaacatagcaagtatatgatataaaaacatgaaaacatgaaagtaacaagtaggcacatgtgtttcaccccaaaatgtttggaaaacagtaaaagaggggtctatgtactcacttgaaggtgcttagaagtcttgaacaacaaccaagcaaagctagagggatcacggaaatcaaacggcacctaatataggtaactacattaatatccgggcctaactcggaagatcggatagtatgaggtttcgtaaaccaaatgagtattggaactcatatgatatggtctaacaaagcctacatactaaaatgaaacctaacctaagtgcttaccacCCGATAtaacccgtttaggtagcttacgctactttaacgcctCGTTCGcataaaacgcgtttggaacgcctaactagtcctatgacaagtaatatatgccttaacatgtctaatattattgtctaatcagtttagatgtcaaaatttaggttacatatgcttaaaatgaatttatgcgtaaaaaggttattttggtaattttcctaaggcatataaactacctatcatacgattaattaaacctaggtgaccataaggtataacctcggaaggttattccctatgctactatggtcactaaacatgtttggtcagattctaatgatcgaccaaacgggtcgtgttcgaaagtctaagcgagtgtttagtccgcttgacttacgactctacacaagcactaaactaaaaagtgacgagctaaacatgctaaaacatgtttagttaagttggaaaacaggtttggtatcaaaacaaatggttttgatacctataagtagcttggttacaaaatacgtgagaaaacgcattttggccgaaactacgactcgtcactgagcctagataacgtggtaatcagtaggtatagtcactagggaccataaccatcatgattacgctcacgttatgaagttcaaatgaacttcccgttgaccataaactggtcaaagcagaaagtcaaacacagtttgtgactttaacgataaaaatgaatgaaaagaacgaaagaatacttacaaaaggtccccgcaagctatgatccaatttactctcaggtatgaagcataaacttcaacttagagagccaaaatcagatcattgtgggttttgcaagtgaaaggaggtgggtatatataggaaatctagaaccgttaggatcgttcattgTAAAACGAGTtttgatctcatccgtacacatgtgcccatggttttgtgaaaccatgggagcccatagtttcattaaaaccatgtgcaaatgaggggaacagctgaaACAAGCTggatttagatttttcattttggtcccttcctaagataactatggcagaatgtcaattttggttcatgaacttcagaatcttgcatttcggctcatttttgacacgtttaagcccgttaacctcatttcaaggctctaaaatgaagttaaagtatagggaactcaaaacatgttcaaaaatatgtcggatgtcggttcgtttggtcgtacggttgcgttgttcggttaattacgacgaaagtcgtaacgaacgcaaaaacgatccaaatcacgcgacgaatggaattttcttatgccaaacactaaaataaaatattttaatgcttacataaatttttggatgtccggatgtattcagaacgtaagatatgtgcgaaaatgcaaacttatgcactttttgatgcttttagtccctgaatgaacataaagtttatttttgcgcacaaaacacctcaaagcctatttctaagctatgtaaaggatatttagggcatatttaacttatgatcaagttctggattgttcgttatagttcaaatcggcatactttcacagtttgtcaattttagtccctgtaagcgaacaaacttgatttcggcataccaaaccatctgaaacttatttctaagttatgtaaaggttatttaaggtatgttaagactatgtcactattccggagtgtttgttgcattaaactggttatatttatgcatcagatcaagtataaccttccagaaagcgatttaaggcccgaaatcgaacaagaattgacatgtgcaaatgatacacatgtttacacaaatcccaagtatgaaacccaatatttcattgatttggtttttttttatgGTCGCAaaggcacaggtgtcacattgatcaatcaaacaagcttttccatcagcggacacatatttatcccagttgaatgacttcttttcttcttgattaaccacacatgctctctttccagaatcttcaattatgggtcttccatgtgcagtttgtgcttgatgttgattctgttgagatggttgttaagcaacttgatgatagatggctttttgatagtaatcattattgttgttgaacggattctgagccccacttgcttcgcgattagtgcactccctcttgaagtgacctttctccctgcagcgaaaacaagtgactttagattagtcaaaacctaaagtagaaacattagcctcacgaagatcatctctccccgtgatctgcttaaacttctcagctctccgtaacacgctagccaaacaccactttatgtccatcaactccatctcttcagcatctatctggtcgtaatcttccttggttagcattggattcccgatacgacctgcaacaaaacaactgtaagacTCTAAgaccattcctaacaaagacatttgacttttagcaacttcctcagaataattttgatcactctcaagatttaatacaatgttgcattgaagttttctcccattttttCGTTGCTGAagtgtttggatcaaaagatggaaatgATGTAAAACTTCTATTTTCGGAGATAGATTTGTAGATTTCTCATTCACTCCTGCTTtataatacaacccaatatcctgttcaccatcgaaatctttcattcgtacaatctttctctgttccatttcctgagcttctaacttttcaatgaatttgctcaacgttaacgtgctaaaaccctttttgttcttgagcatcatcagatatgttccccatgtttcatgcggtaaagcatcagcaagcttttcaattaactcttcattgtctttgttaaTGCTTAATCTTTTCATGTTCACCAACAAGTTACAATATCGTTCAATGATCTGTTTTGTACTCTCGTTTTTCaatcctctaaacaaatcaaactcctttttcaaaagcgACTTCTTATTTTTCACCATTTCTTGACTTCCAATAAACTTTGATCGCAACGCTTTCCATATTGAGTATGAACTCCCGTTGTGTTGTAACAAAACCATtatatcttctttcacagcttgttgtaataggcttaacatcattttctcatttttgtacttcttcTTATCATCGGCACTCATATCTTTGATCGCGacttcctcttcatcgtcatttaatggtctcacatactttgtttccacacattcccatgcatcaaggtagttagcttgaacccagttttcaaaacgaccctcccatcctttatattcttcaatgttcaatagtttgggtgctttttgcattgttcccgttttGTTTTCAAGCATTATGGTTTGAGCAACAGTGATCGGGGTACTCGAAGTAGCGAATGCAttgtaaaattcctcgtccatatTCAAATTATATAAATTTTCCTCAACAGACCTTAAAAGAGAAACAATATTGTTCACACAAGCGGAACTGGAATGTCTGAATAAGCGAAACCCCTAAGTACAAACGAGCGGAACTACTTGATGTTCAAACAAGCGAAACCACTTGatctttgaagcggaaccttatgagcgaaaccaaAAGTGACTATAAAAGCGAAACCTTAGGAGTGAAACCTCCAAGAATGacatttgaagcggaacctttcaagcgaaaccactGAGTCACTGAAGCGGAACCTCTGAAATTTTGTAACTATGAGCGAAACTATTACGGTCATAAAAGCGAAACAATAGGAAGTCAGTATAAGTGGAACCTATTTGGATATAAGTTTAGTCCACTTTTAATGCGAATtttaacaccaaactttccaggatttgtctTTATCGTATTACGCACAATCCTTGAATCTTGAGCTGATTTTGACCGGTGAAACTTTCTgaactgaagaaagaaggtgtagaagtgagaaattTCGAcgaattccagctattctctgcagaactcctcctcctaaagctctgataccacttgtaggatcgtgtctcgacccgaacgagtcgttcagaggaatTTTTGTCatttacaggtgcggaaaacaagtaatcaacgtagaaatAGCTAGCAAATCACCTTAAACACCTTACTGTATTGATTTATAAcagtttacatccaaatctcgatccggcagcacttcggtacgagttacaaggTCTCTACTAAATGTTTCGCATATGAGACTATTTATAAGTGCTGAGGTTTCGCTTGATTGtacatgtcacataagcgaaacctccagctgacattcaagcggaactataTGATGACTAATAAGCGAATCTTCATGaggtgacacataagcgaaacctcatatgttcctataagcgaaactaccacCTATGTTACATacaatctcctattttctcgtaaaacgtgccctgatctaacaatctaagaccaagactcgatacaagacgaagtcgacagatgtagtgcactaacaaactccccctcagatgttgacggagtcgttcatcgagtctttgacaatgtcgagtcttcacaccttcagtcttgatcagtctctgggcttctctctctctatcttcatctcttactcttaaatcaccaacaaacttcttcTTTTGGATGTTGACATCTTCACacatgatttgtttgaccagctacaaggagcaagttggttctccaagatagatcttAGATtgggttatcaccaattgaaagtcaaggaggaagacgtaccgaAGACGGCATTTCGTAcgcggtacgggcattatgagttccttataatgccctttgggttgactaatgcacccgcggctttcatggaccttatgaaccgggtttgcaaacccatgctagataagtcggtaattgtatttatcaatGACATTCTAGTATACTCGAAGAATGAAGCTgagcacgtgtgtcatttgcAAGAAATATTAGAGACACTCAGACaagaaaagttgtatgcaaaattctctcagtgcgccttctggttacgagaggtgcagtttcttgggcacatcattagtgctgatggagtactagtGGATCCGTCAAAGGTAGAAGATGTTTCAAAATGGAACCCTCCAAGAAATCCCTgagaaatccgaagctttttagggctcgcgggatattatcggagattcatataggatttctccaaaattgccttgaCATTGACCAAATTGACTCGCAAGGAGGAAAAGTTCGTGTGGGGCATCGAACAGGACGAAGCCTTCCAAACGCTCAAGGAAAAGTTAACTCACGCTCCGATGTTAACATTACCGGAAGGAGTTGACAACCTGGTAGTTTACACAGATGCGTCGCATTCGGGACTCGGGTGTgttttaatgcaacgaggcaaggtattcgcctacgcctcgaggcaattgaagatccatgaaaagaaatacccggttcacgacttagagttagcggcggtggtgtttgccttaaagatacggaggcattacttgtatggggtAAAATTTGCGATCTTTATCGATCTTAAAAGTTTAAAGTATTTCTTCgatcaaaaggaattaaacatgagacaaaggcggtGGCTGGAAACGGTCAAGGATTTCGACtgtgaaatacattaccaccccgggaaagccaatgtagtggctgatgcgttGAGCCGAAAAGcagattataccccgatacgggtacgatcatCGCAGCTCATTGTGACCTCGGGCTTACTAGAACGAATccgagaagcacaagatgaagcaGTAAAGACAGAAAACTGGAGAATGGAAAGGATTGTTGGCCAAGTTAAAGATCTCGAGGTAGGCAGTCACGGCTTGAAGACACGTTTCAATAGAATttgggtccctaacacatgtggagttaaaaagctcctacttgatgaagctcacaactcccgttattccattcatccgggagcgaccaagatgtataacgacTTAAAACAAAACTACtagtggcccggaatgaaaagagacgccgtgaaatacgtggaaaagtgtttgacgtgcctacaagtcaaggcggagcaccaaaagccatacggtaaactccaacggttagaaatcccggtttggaaatgggaacatgtTACGATGGACCTATTAACCAAACTACCAAAGACGAACCGCGgatttgatgctatatgggtagttgttGATAGCCTAACCAAGAGTGttcattttattccaattcgtgagacttatacgtcagaaaagatgtcagaagTTTACACTAATGAGATAATAGCACGCCATGGGGtaccggtatccatcgtgtccgATAGGGATACTCGGTTCACTTCAAATTTCTGGCAAGatttccaagaacaaatgggaacaAAATTATTCATCAGCACTGCGTACCATccccaaacggatggacaaagtgaaagaacaatacaaacgttggaagatatgttACGGGCATGTATAATCGACTTTCGAGGCAGTTGGGATGTTCATCTACCCTTGGTCGAGTTttcttataacaacagctaccatgtTAGTATTGGGATGGCATCGTACGAAATGCTCTATGGTAGGAAATGTcgaaccccggtatgttggggCGAAGTGGGCCCACGTGAACTTGCCCACCAAGATATAGTACGAGCCACAAATGAAAAGATTGATGCGGTTCGGgctcacttgaaagcggctcaagatagACAAAAGTCGTATGCTGACAAAAGGAGGAGACCAATCGAGTTCCAGGTTGGCGATAAAGTCATGCTCAAAGTATCCCCATGGAAGGGGGTTATCCGGTTTAGAAAAAGAGGGAAATTGAGCTGTAAGGACCGCTTTTCAAAAATAATAGATTAACTACATAAACAAGATTTTTCGGAACATCGAAATACAACTTTGACACTTAatagaaatttttacaaaaattgggcatgacccgtttgtaaaacgGACATACCCCCTGTTTTGACATAACATACAACGTTTACATACGACCCATTTTACATAAAACCATTCCAACAAAAGTAACGAGTTTTTAAATCTAAAACATttcaacaaagtttaacaaagtaacaaaacatggacCCAAAAGTATGCATATAAGttgcggaagcgcttggtattATAAGGCTTGAACATGTGCTCGTCCCATAACTCCACATCGCCTATAGAGGTGCTTTACCTACATTAACATTCACAATTTAATAAGTTAGTTATTTCCATAGAAAATCCTAACCTTTCGTTTTAGCTTTATCCACATAAAACATTCTTACTCTTAAGCATACAACAACCCAATAATTGGGTTAGGCATaaccactctcgtagagagtttgacatacgcgttcgacccgtgtaattgggtttagcataaacactctcgtagagagctaagcatacacattcaacccgtgaaattgggtttagcataaacactctcgtagagagttaagcatacacattcaacccgtgaaattgggtttagcataaacactctcgtagagagttaagcatacacgttCAACCTgtgaaattgggtttagcataactCAACACTACTTTCATTAACATACCCAAATCCACAAGGGATTTGTCGTTTACTTACTACATTGTCGAACTCGTTATACAAGGATAGCTTTTACAACGAAATTTTATATAAATAGGAAATATAATAAAGACTCGTATGACACGAagcatacctcgatcttgtgctCCTTCCGCTTGCTTAGTGCTTGTACCTTCTTCTTTCACGCCTACATTAGAACATTCATTCATTCACTTAGTTTATCAATTCTTTCTACTATTTTCGTATTCATTCATCTTTTatgcatttcatcgaacacttggtagGCATCATATTTAAGGTACAAGGTACAAGTCTATTAAGCATGTTCCTACTAACTCATCACCACACAAAATCACCTTCCTCTAAATTCACATAAATTTTCCATTCTAAAATCAGTTTATCTAGCATTCAAGtatcacaacaatttcacatatCAACTAAAACATAATCATATTCCTTAAGAACCTCCTATTAGTAATATGATCTTTACAAAGTGGGTTTTCACTACACTTTTCATACAACCTAAATTTAAGCATGAATCTTGTTCTAAAAAGCAATCTTAACTCAGATTTGATACAATTGATATAAAGAATCGAGATTGGGTTTTACCCCTTATTCAACAATTCAcaatttcaggaaattaaacttACCACTCAAGAGATTAGGGTTAGCTAATCACAATTTAGGGATCATGCACTGAATTAACTTATGATCTTGAGTTGGATTGCTTGATTTCTTGAGCTAGGGTTTCCCCCTCCCTCCTGCTTGTTCGATCGCTCCCAGACACACGAACTGTGTGTTTGGGatgtttattgttttatttatttagttaattaaaatTTTACATTTTCACCCCCTTCACTTATTTGCTAGTTACAAGTCTAACCTTTAACCACATTTAGCTATGATCTCACCTAGTTACAAGTCTAACCTTTAAAATTTTACATTttcacccccttaaaagaggtttcgtctcCGAAACCTGAACATAATTTAAATAATGACATACCGAAAAGAAAAGGATAGTGTCTCCTCATCTCGTCTTCTGCTTCCCACGTAAGATCCGAACCCTTCCGGTGCCGCCATTGCACCAGCACTTGTTTAACAGCCTTGTTGCGGAGTTTCTTTACCTTGAAGTCTTTAATGGCTATGGGTCTTTCAATATAGTTTAACCCCTCGTCCAACTCAATGTCATCGAGAGGTACTAGTGCTGTGTCATCCGCAAGACATTTCCTCAATTGCGACACGTGGAAGGTATTGTGAATCCCTTCTAGAGCAGGCGGTAATTCTAGTCGATACGCAACCCTTCCAACCCGAGCTAAGATTTTAAACGGCCCGATGTAACGAGGACCTAACTTTCCCCGTTTGCGAAAACGgattatacccttccatggggacacCTTTAGCAAGACaaaatctccgacttggaactcgATAGGACGCCTTCTCTTGTCTGCATAAGCTTTTTGCCGATCTTGAGCTGCTTTCAACCTTGTTCTAACCATTTCGATCTTTTCATTTGTAACTGCTATTAAATCACTTGGTGCAAGCTCCCTTTGTCCTACTTcaccccaacatacgggagtcctACATTTTCTCCCGTATAATAGTTcgtaaggtgccatttgaataccactatggtaactgttattataagaaaattcgacCAGGGGCAATTGGTCGTCCCAACTTCCTCCAAAATCTAAGGCACACGCCCTCAACATATCAACGAgcgtttgaatggttctttctgactggccgtcagtttgagggtggTAGGCGGTGCTTATGTGCAACTTCGTACCCACACTCTCGTGAAACTTCCGCCAGTAACGAGAAGTAAATCTAGTGTCCCGATTCGAGACAATCGACACGGGCACTCCATGACGGGATATGATCTCGTTCATATAAATTTCTGCCATTTTCTCGGAAGAGTAAGCTTCTTTGATGGGTAAAAAGTGAGCGCTTTTTGTaagtcggtctacgattacccatattgtatcgtgccctttctttgttttaggaagtttggttatcaaatccatcgttagttcctcccacttccataccggtATCTCCAAAGGTTGTAATTTCCCatacggcttttgatgttctacTTTCACTTGGGAGCATGTTAAGCATTTCGCGACGTATTTAACTATGTCAcgcttcatacccggccaccaataattgagtttcaagtcccgatacatctttgtagccccgggatggaccgaatatcgagacttatgtgcttcgtcgaGCAAGGCAGCTTTGACTTCACAGAATCGCGGAATCCAAATTCGGCCGAACCGCGTCTTAAGCCCGGTCGAATTTTCTTCTAGATTATCGATCACACCTTTTAGTCGTTCCCTCTTCAGGTCTTCCGCTCCGAGCGACTTTATCTGGGATTCGCGTATTGCCTCGAGTAATCGTGGCGTAACTATCATCTTCATGGATTTCACTCTTATGGGAGGTGGATACTCTTTACGGCTTAATGCATCGGCTACTACATTTGCCTTCCCCGGATGGTagaggatatcacaatcataatctttgATAAGTTCCAACCACCTCCGCTGCCTCATGTTTAGGTCTTTCTATTCAAAGAAAtatttaaggcttttgtggtccGAGTAAATGGTGCATTTTGCtccatatagataatgcctccgaatctttaatgcaaacactaccgccgctaattccaagtcgtgtgtggGGTAGTTCACCTCATGAGGCTtcaattgtcgtgaagcataagcgataactCTCCCTCTTTGCATTAGAACATAACCCAATCCCTGGTGTGAAGCGTCTGAATAGACCACCAGGTCTTCGGTTCCGTCTGGTAACGTTAGGATCGGGGGACTTGATAGTTTTTCTTTCAACATTCGAAAAGCCTCCTCCTGTTCTTTTTCCCATAcaaacttctctttctttcttgtcaATTTTGTTAAGGGTAAGGCTATCTTGGAAAAGTCTTGTATGAACCTTCGGTAGTATCCAGCAAGacccagaaaacttcttatctctgtTGGATTTTTCGGAGGAACCCACTTCATTACAGCATCGATCTTTGAAGGATCAACCATAACACCCTCCGCATTTATCACGTGCCCCAGAAACTGTACCTCCCTAAGCCAAAAggcacactttgaaaattttgcgTAGAGCTTCTCCTTACGGAGAGTTTCAAGTACTTCACGCAAATGTACCGCATGTTCGTCTTTGCTTTGTGAATAAACCAAAATGTCATCTATGAATACAATTACCGATCTATCCAACATGGGTCGGCATacacggttcataaggtccataaatgcCGCCGGCGCATTTGTTAACCCGAAGGACATGACTAAAAATTCATAATGTCCGTAACGGGTTCTAAATGCGGTCTTTGGAATGTCTTCTTCTCGTACTCTAACCTGATGGTACCCCGATCgcagatctatcttggagaaccaactcaccccttgtaactgatcgaaaaggtcgtcaattctaggtaaagggtagcggttctttatgGTTAGCTTATttaactccctatagtcgatgcacatgcgcatcgacccgtctttcttctttacaaataagacgggcgctccccaaggcgacacacttgggcgtataaagcctttgtcTAGGAGGTCTTGTATTTGTGTCATTAATTCCCGCATTTCCGTGGGAGCTAATCTATAGGGAGCCTTCGCGACTGGTTTCGCATCCGGATTCAATTCGATATTGAACTCCACTTCTCGCTCGGGAGGGAGTCCCGGCAATTCCTCCGGGAATACATCCGGAAAttcgttcacaacttcaacatCTTCAATCTTTGGGAAGCTTTGTTGAGTATTTACTACGTAAGCTAAGTATGCTCTACTCCCATTGAGCACGTACTTAGTGGCTTGAACGAGAGTACATAGCTTCGCTTCCATCTTTCTTTCGCCTTGTACATTTAATCGTCTTCCACTTGGGGCTCGGAGATGTATGGTTTTGGTTTCACAATTTATCTCCGCGTGGTTTTGAGAcatccaatccatacccactattacTTTGAATTCCCCCAAGATCATGGGGATAAGATCAATAGCaaactcctcatcctcaatggtcAATTTGCAATTTTTACATATTTCGTGCAACAAGAAACTTTTGCTATctgctatctctacttctaagggcatcgACATTCGTTCAATCTTAAAGGATGGATGTTGAACAATTTCGCTAGAGATAAACGACATGGTAGCTCCGGTATCAAACAAAACGTAAACCGGTATAGAATTTATTAGAAaaatacctgagaccacatttgGCTGGGACTTGGCTTCTTCAGACGTGATCTGAAACATTCTCCCCTTTGCCCTAGAACCCTCTTGCTTCCTATCTTCTTTCTTTGACCCTTGTTGAAGCTTTGGACATTCCgacttgatatgccctttttcgaAACAGTTGAAACAAGTCTTTGGGTTATCCGGGCATTGATAGGACGAATGCCCCTCCTTACCACATTTAAAGCACCCCTTCTTACCTAACAAACACTCTCCGGTATGGAGCTTTCCACACGTCTTGCATGGTGTAATCCCACCCTTCGACTTACCCTTTCTTCCTTGATCCTGAAACTTCCCCTTTTTGGATGGACTAAAACTTGCACCTTTTTCACTCGGCCTCTTTTCACCTCGCTCCTCTTGTCTTTTAATTTCGATCTCTCTATCCCGCGCTAAATCAATGAGCTCTTCAAGAGTTTCACATTTTGAGGGAGTGATGAACTCTCTAACTTCTGCTTTTAACACGCCATAAAAGCGACTTATCTTCATCCTCTCGGTTGTTACCAATTCTccacagaacttcatcttatccataaagTTGTTTGCTATTTCATTCACTGATTCGTTTTTCTGCCGGAGGCGTAAGAAATCCTCCTGAATCTTGTCGATAGCCGACTGAGGACAATGATATCTCATGAAGGGCCCCTTAAACTCCTGCCAAGTCATAACTTGCAGTCTGTCTTCGCCTACCTCCTTGCTGTGAGCATCCCACCAATCCTTCGCCTGATGGGTTAGTAAACCGGTAGcgaacatcacttgatcctccttATCACACCGACTTCGTATAAAGACCGCCTCTATGTTCGAGATCCATCTTTGACATTCAATAGGATCTATTTTACCGTCATACGTCGTCGGATGGCATGCCATAAAATCCTTATAAGTGCACCTTCGTTCCTTACCTCTACCCTTGGATCCTTCGATTAATTCTTTCAATTCTTCAAACCTACTGGTCATCATAGCATCCACCACACCCAGAACTCGGCTTTCTACTTCTTGAGCCAACCGTGGTAGATTGGCTTGTATAACCCCTT
This genomic interval carries:
- the LOC118479411 gene encoding uncharacterized protein LOC118479411 — encoded protein: MADARNINDDNDDNNDAARQEAFENRVTEVAEGVIQANLPRLAQEVESRVLGVVDAMMTSRFEELKELIEGSKGRGKERRCTYKDFMACHPTTYDGKIDPIECQRWISNIEAVFIRSRCDKEDQVMFATGLLTHQAKDWWDAHSKEVGEDRLQVMTWQEFKGPFMRYHCPQSAIDKIQEDFLRLRQKNESVNEIANNFMDKMKFCGELVTTERMKISRFYGVLKAEVREFITPSKCETLEELIDLARDREIEIKRQEERGEKRPSEKGASFSPSKKGKFQDQGRKGKSKGGITPCKTCGKLHTGECLLGKKGCFKCGKEGHSSYQCPDNPKTCFNCFEKGHIKSECPKLQQGSKKEDRKQEGSRAKGRMFQITSEEAKSQPNVVSGVKEEGTSTKQAEGAQDRGKAPL